TCACTGGTCGCGAGCGCAATGCGATCCAGTGCCGCCGATACCTCGGCCAGGTAAGCGCGCCCCGACGCTGTCAATACGACCCTTCGGCCCCGGCGCTCGAACAGGTCGATCCCAAGCCAGTCCTCCAGCTGCCGTACTTGCCGGCTAACGGCCCCGTGCGTGACGTAAAGCTCCTCGGCTGCCGCCGAAAAACTCTCCGCGCGAGCGGCGGCTTCGAATACGCGCAGCGCGTTCAACGGCGGCAGACGACGCGACATGATCCAATCCTATGTGATTTTTCCTGACAAGTTCCGTGAGTTTACATCGCTTTTCGCGGCGCCATCGTAGCCCTATATTGAGCCCCTTGGCAGCAGTTCCGGTTCTGGATCTGTTCGATTTACTCACCAGGGGAAATATCGCATGTCGAATGTCGTCGTGGTCGGCGCGCAGTGGGGCGACGAGGGGAAGGGCCGGATCGTGGATTGGCTGGCGGAGAAGGCGGACATCGTCGTTCGGTACAACGGCGGGCACAACGCCGGCCACACGCTGGTGGTGGACGGCCAAACCTACAAGCTCGCGCTGCTCCCGAGCGGCGTGGTGCGCGGCAAGCTCGGCCTGATCGGCAACGGCGTTGCGCTCGATCCCGAGGCGCTGTTCGCGGAGATCGACCGGATGGCCGCGTTGGGCGTGCGCGTGACGCCTGACGTGCTGCAAATCGCCGAAACGGCGACGCTGGTCCTGCCCGTGCATCGCGCAATCGACGCCGCCCAGGAGCGGATGCGCGCGAAGCCGCTTGGCACCACGCTGCGCGGCATCGGCCCGGCCTATGAAGACAAGGTTGGCCGCCGCGGCCTGCGCGTGTGCGACCTTGCCGAACCGGAACTGCTGGCCCAGAAGCTCGGCGTCTTGCTCGAACACCATAACGCGTGGCTTCGCGGTTCGGGCCAGGACCCGTTCCCGCTCGAGCCGATGTTGAGCAACCTGCTTGCCATGGCGCCGCGCATCCTGCCGTTCGTGGGCCGTGTCTGGGAACAGCTCGACCACGCGCATGCGTCGGGCAAACGCGTGGTATTCGAAGGCTCGCAAGCGGTCATGCTGGACGTGGATTGGGGCAGCTACCCGTACGTCACATCGTCGAGCACCATCGCGGCCGGCGCGGCCAGCGGCGCCGGCATTGCCCCGTCGCACCTCGGGCGGGTGCTGGGCGTCAGCAAGGTCTATGCAACGCGGGTTGGCGAAGGCCCGTTCACGTCGGAAGTGGACGGCGCGCTCGGCGACGAACTGAGGCAGCGCGGCGGCGAGTACGGCGTCAACACCGGCCGCCCGCGCCGCTGCGGCTGGCTCGACACCGTGCAGCTGCGTCAGAGCTGCAAGGTCGCGGGCATCAACCAGCTGGCGCTGACCAAGCTCGACGTGCTCGATGGCTTCGAGTCGGTGCAGCTCTGTGTGGGTTATCTGCTCGATGGCGCGCGCATCGACTACATGCCGTCCACGAATGCCGAGCAGCAGCGCCTTCAGCCGGTGCTCAGGCGTTTCGACGGCTGGGTCGGGTCGACCCGGGGCGTGCGCTCGTATGGCGAGCTGCCCCCGCAGGCAGCGGCGCTGATCGACGCGATCCGGAGCGAAGTCGGCGTGCCCGTGGCGATGGTCACCACCGGCCCTGAGCGCGACGACGCCATTGTTCTGCAACCGCCGTTCGCCTAACCCGCGTTGCCCAACCTTGAACGGATCTCGGCGGCGCTGAGGTCGCGCTGATGGGTGGCGATCTGCCAGGTGTTTCCCCACGGATCTCTGACCATCGCGCGCCTGTCGCCGTAGGGCAGATCGGTTGGAGGCTCGAGCGAGATCGCATGTGCCGCCATCGCGCGCTGGTACGTCGAGTCGGTATCCTCGACGTAGACATACAGGAATGCCGGCATGGGATCGCGCAGGCCGTCCGATCCGCTGACCATCACGACGGAATCGCCGATCCTGATTTCGGCGGGCAGCCCGTGACGCCATTCGCCCTGCGCCTGAAACACCGTCTTGATGAACGCGACAAGGTTTTCCGCGCCCCGCACGACGATTCGCGGCGTGACGGTGTGCCATCCATTGGGTTGGAAACTGGCCATGTTGCGCTGCCTCGCAAGAGATTCGCCAGCGCATTGTGCGCCGGGTTGGCGCTAGGCGCGTTTGCGCAGCGGCTCGAGCAAGCCCTTCAGGCCGTTGTGATCGAGCTCGTGCATCAGCGCGAGCAGCCGGCCGATCTCGCCAGGCGGAAACCCTTCGCGGGCGAACCAGTTGAGGTAATGCCCGGGCAGGTCGGCAATGAGCCGGCCTTTGTATTTGCCGAAGGGCATGGCGAGGGTGACGAGGCGTTCGAGGTCTGGGGCTTGCATGGCCGTATTGTGCACGGTCTGGCGCTGCCGCGCCGACGAAGGACCGAAACAGCCGCCGAATCACGCTCCGGCTCGGGAAGCCTGGATTTCGATCTCTTGCCTACCGGCTGGCGGACAAGGACGACAAAACGATGACCCATAGCGCAAGGAGGATTGCCATCGGAAGTAGTCGCTTCTTCTGGGCTTCCCATTCGCGTAGCCTGGCACGCGCATCACATCGAGTCACGCCCTTCAGGGCAAACGGTTCGCTTCCGATCGCTTTCTTCATTGCCCGGATGTGCACGCACAAACTCGCGAGGCAGATCAGCGCATAAGTTCCGATTGCGCCGACGATGCAAGCGAAATCGACTAGCTTCATTTCCGGTCCTGCGTGGACTCGATTGCAGCCGGCCGTTTCGGCAGAAACACGGCGACGATGCCAAGCAAGGGTAGCCACGCGCAAAGGCTGTAAACCGTCGGGATACCGAAGTGATCCGCCAGCCAACCCAGCGTGGCGGCACCGATCCCGCCCAGGCCGAACGCGAAGCCGAAAAACAAGCCGGATACCATCCCGACGCGCCCCGGCATCAGTTCCTGCGCGTAGACGAGAATGGCCGAAAACGCCGACGAGACGATCAGGCCGATCAGCACGATCAACACTGTCGTCACCGCGAGATTGGCGTGAGGCAGCGCGATCGTAAAAGGCGCGGCGCCGAGGATCGAAAACCAGATCACGGCCTTTCTGCCGAGCCGGTCGCCGAGCGGGCCGCCAATCAGGGTCCCCACGGCCACCGCGCCGAGAAACAGGAACAGATGCAATTGCGCTGCACGCACGCTAATTCCAAACTTCTCCGTTAAATAGAAGGTCAGGTAGTTGCTGATGCTGACTGTGTAGAAGTACTTGGAAAACATCAGCACCATCAGGATGCCGACAACCGGCGCCACCGCACGCGAGTCGAGCGCGGGAACCTCGACGGCCGCTTTGCGGCGCCTGCTTTGCGCGAGCTGGTCTTCATACCACCCGCTCACATGCCACAGCAAAATCATCGCCAGCAGGGCGGCGGCCGTGAACCATGCAAGGCTGCCCTGGCCGTTGGGGACGACGATCAACGCTGCGAGCAGCGGACCGATCGCGCTTCCGGCATTGCCGCCCACCTGGAAAATGGATTGGGCAAGCCCGTGACGACCACCGGAGGCCATCCGCGCCACGCGCGATGTTTCCGGATGAAATACGGACGAGCCGACGCCCACCAGCATCGCCGCGCCGATCAAGGCGAGAAACCTCTGTGCCCTCGACAGCGCGAACACGCCGCAGAAACTGAACACCATCGCGAGCGGCAGCGAATAGGGTTGCGGCTTGCGATCCGTGAAGCGCCCGATCAGCGGTTGGAGAAGGCTGGCCGTGACCTGGTAAGCCAGCGTGACAAAGCCGATCTGCCAGTAAGACAGATGCAGCCCGGCCTTGAAGATCGGATAGACGGCGATCATCAACGATTGAAGCATGTCGTTGAGCAAGTGCGATGCGCTTGTGACGCCGAGTATCCCGAAGGCCGTCTGGCTTCGATTCCGGCTTGCCGGTCTCGATCTATCCGTGCTTTGAACTGGAGTGGGCGCGATCTTCATGGAGTGAGAGAAGGTGAAGTTGGCAGCCCAGTTTAGGGATACACTGATCGCCTGTCTCACGCGTAATTCCTTCCCATCGTCGCGAAACGGACATGCCTCGCCACGCTTCCACTCAGCGCGATCACCATCGCGACACGGTCCCCGTGAGCAGCCGGGCGGTCGATTTCCCGCCTGGCCACATACGCCCGTTGCACCATCATGCGGCCGCACAACTGATTTACGCGGCCGCTGGCGTCATGGTGGTCAGCAGCGCAGCGGGCCAATGGGTCGTGCCGCCGACCCAGGCCATCTGGATGCCGGCCTACACCGCGCATACGGTACGCATGGTGAATGCCGTGGCGATGCGAACGCTCTACATCCAGCCGGACGCGGCAAGCGGTTTGCCAGAGCGTTGCCATACGGTTGCGATCTCCGATCTCCTGCGGCAGCTGATTCTGAGCGCCATGGACATCACGGGCGATTACACAGCCGATTCACGCGACGGGAGACTAATGGGATTGCTGCTCGATGAGCTGAACTTCCTGCCAGTGCTCCCCCTGCATCTCCCGCTTCCCACCCATCCGTATCTCGTCGAGATTTGCCAACGGATACTCGATGCGCCGGACGACAAGCGAACGCTGCGTGACTGGGCGCAGGTGGTCGGCGTCAACCCAAAGACTGTGCAGCGCACCTTCGCCCAGCAAGTGAGCATGACGTTCGGGCAGTGGCGGCAGCAGGCGCGTCTGCTGATGGCGTTGGAGCGGCTCGCGACCGGGCAGAACGTTCTGGACGTCGCACTCAGTATGGGATACGACAGCCCTAGCGCATTCACCTCCATGTTCAGGAAGCAGCTTGGGGTGGTGCCAAGCGAGTATTTCCGGATCGGCGAATAACCCTGTCGTTCGGCGCCCCTAGCCGGGCGCCCCTAGCCGGGCGCCCCTGGCCGGGCGCCCCTAGCCACTCCTGGTCGGCCCGCGGCGCTTCGCTTTGCGCAGCGTCGTGACGTCTGCGGCTTGCAGGGCAGGCGCTTTGACTTCCCCCGAGCGCAGCCGGGACAGCACGCGCTTCGCGTTGGCGGTGCAATCCATGTCTGCCGGTTTCGCTTCGATTTCAGCCAGAAGCGCGACGAGATGCGCCTTGCTCTGCGCGAGCCGCATTTCCAGTGCCTCGATATCCTGCACCTTGCCGCGCAGCGTTTCGACGAGCGAGCCGGGCTTCCACTGTGTCAGATCGGGCGGCAGCAACATGCGAATCTCGTCCAGACTGAAACCGGCTTGCTGTGCCGTCGCAATCAGATCGAGCACCAGCACGGCTTGAGGCGTATACGTCCGATAGCCGTTCGGCTCGCGCTCGGCCTTCAGCAAGCCGAGACCTTCGTAGAAGCGAATGCGCGAAGCCGCCAGGCCCGTGCGCTGCGCAAGTTCACCTATTTTCATGTTTCCGGCACTCCCCGGTCAGACCGAACCTGACCGTCAACTTAGCGCTTTGCCCGAGCCGCTTCAACCGTGTTCGCACGTCATATCTGCTCGAGACGCAATCCTGCATGACGAGTCAGACGCTCGATGAAGCGGCCGTCGAATACCGTGGCCGGCGTCCAGAATCAGCCGGGGCGCCCGGCCTCGGCGCCGTTCTCGACGAGGTCCCGCGCGAGACTGATCGCTCTGAAATCCGCACCTCCCTGTTCGCTCTCACGCACGATCGAAGACCTTTAGCGCCCTTCTCCATGTTCAACCGGGCGCGCGCTGGCACACGGCGCGACAGCCGGCACTCTAAGGTTAAACTCAACTTGAAGGTCAAGCGTCCAGACACCGATCGTTCGGGCCGCCCTTGTTCACCGCGCAGAAGGGATTGACATTAAAGTCGACTTCAACCTTAAAGTCGAACCACGATCCAACGAGGTGAACCCATGAACGTGTTCGACAAACTGGCATTGCCCAACGGCGCCGTGATCCGGAACCGCATCGCCAAAGCCGCCATGGAAGAAAACATGGCGGACGCAGACCGCGCCCCGTCCGGGCAGCTGATGCGTCTCTATGAGGCGTGGGCGCAAGGCGGTGCCGGGCTGCTCATTACGGGCAACGTGATGGTCGACAGCCGCGCCATGACAGGACCAGGCGGGGTCGTGCTCGAAGATGACAAGCACCTCGAAGCATTCAGACGTTGGGCGCAGATCGGCCGCTCGAAGGGCGCGCAATTCTGGCTGCAAATCAATCATCCGGGCCGGC
This genomic window from Paraburkholderia acidiphila contains:
- a CDS encoding adenylosuccinate synthase; amino-acid sequence: MSNVVVVGAQWGDEGKGRIVDWLAEKADIVVRYNGGHNAGHTLVVDGQTYKLALLPSGVVRGKLGLIGNGVALDPEALFAEIDRMAALGVRVTPDVLQIAETATLVLPVHRAIDAAQERMRAKPLGTTLRGIGPAYEDKVGRRGLRVCDLAEPELLAQKLGVLLEHHNAWLRGSGQDPFPLEPMLSNLLAMAPRILPFVGRVWEQLDHAHASGKRVVFEGSQAVMLDVDWGSYPYVTSSSTIAAGAASGAGIAPSHLGRVLGVSKVYATRVGEGPFTSEVDGALGDELRQRGGEYGVNTGRPRRCGWLDTVQLRQSCKVAGINQLALTKLDVLDGFESVQLCVGYLLDGARIDYMPSTNAEQQRLQPVLRRFDGWVGSTRGVRSYGELPPQAAALIDAIRSEVGVPVAMVTTGPERDDAIVLQPPFA
- a CDS encoding VOC family protein, with translation MASFQPNGWHTVTPRIVVRGAENLVAFIKTVFQAQGEWRHGLPAEIRIGDSVVMVSGSDGLRDPMPAFLYVYVEDTDSTYQRAMAAHAISLEPPTDLPYGDRRAMVRDPWGNTWQIATHQRDLSAAEIRSRLGNAG
- a CDS encoding DUF3820 family protein is translated as MQAPDLERLVTLAMPFGKYKGRLIADLPGHYLNWFAREGFPPGEIGRLLALMHELDHNGLKGLLEPLRKRA
- a CDS encoding MFS transporter; translation: MKIAPTPVQSTDRSRPASRNRSQTAFGILGVTSASHLLNDMLQSLMIAVYPIFKAGLHLSYWQIGFVTLAYQVTASLLQPLIGRFTDRKPQPYSLPLAMVFSFCGVFALSRAQRFLALIGAAMLVGVGSSVFHPETSRVARMASGGRHGLAQSIFQVGGNAGSAIGPLLAALIVVPNGQGSLAWFTAAALLAMILLWHVSGWYEDQLAQSRRRKAAVEVPALDSRAVAPVVGILMVLMFSKYFYTVSISNYLTFYLTEKFGISVRAAQLHLFLFLGAVAVGTLIGGPLGDRLGRKAVIWFSILGAAPFTIALPHANLAVTTVLIVLIGLIVSSAFSAILVYAQELMPGRVGMVSGLFFGFAFGLGGIGAATLGWLADHFGIPTVYSLCAWLPLLGIVAVFLPKRPAAIESTQDRK
- a CDS encoding AraC family transcriptional regulator, which codes for MPRHASTQRDHHRDTVPVSSRAVDFPPGHIRPLHHHAAAQLIYAAAGVMVVSSAAGQWVVPPTQAIWMPAYTAHTVRMVNAVAMRTLYIQPDAASGLPERCHTVAISDLLRQLILSAMDITGDYTADSRDGRLMGLLLDELNFLPVLPLHLPLPTHPYLVEICQRILDAPDDKRTLRDWAQVVGVNPKTVQRTFAQQVSMTFGQWRQQARLLMALERLATGQNVLDVALSMGYDSPSAFTSMFRKQLGVVPSEYFRIGE
- a CDS encoding MerR family transcriptional regulator; the protein is MKIGELAQRTGLAASRIRFYEGLGLLKAEREPNGYRTYTPQAVLVLDLIATAQQAGFSLDEIRMLLPPDLTQWKPGSLVETLRGKVQDIEALEMRLAQSKAHLVALLAEIEAKPADMDCTANAKRVLSRLRSGEVKAPALQAADVTTLRKAKRRGPTRSG